One segment of Candidatus Thioglobus sp. DNA contains the following:
- the gshA gene encoding glutamate--cysteine ligase: MNIEQKIQLLKPYAQLLSGNMMGVEKEGLRVSEKGGLSQAPHPSTLGCALTHPNITTDFSESLLELVTPPLSNAKSVLDFLQDTQHYLYCRLPKDQSFWPASMPCVMRGKTYIPIAQYGSSNRGKMKTVYRQGLANRYGSVMQVIAGIHFNYSFSEKFIEKFCAISVNDHNKDEAYMALTRNVVRYGWIVPYLFGASPAVCKSFLKGYRQHSLVEFNNSTLYAPYATSLRMGDIGYQNLREDEAGVKANYNSLSHYVHSLKSGMATTCSEHEKFGIKVNGEYQQLNTNILQIENEYYASVRPKPLVEPGKKPLDSLNEKGIAYIELRSLDVNSSLPLGIDEQQIHFLEVFLLFCLLKDSPAISTREQFEIDNNDKLVAHQGRRPKLKLKRQSKEVSIAELGAQITKDLASCATLFGSIYVQEVEEIAQRFNNPDLTPSAQVLSSMKKQGQGFFDHINMYAEQYRQDFLSHDINQAHFDYLDAQAQESCKQQREIEESDTISFDQYLTQYFNQV; encoded by the coding sequence TTGAACATAGAGCAAAAAATTCAATTACTCAAGCCTTATGCGCAATTACTGTCAGGTAATATGATGGGTGTTGAGAAAGAAGGCCTGCGCGTTTCTGAAAAAGGCGGACTATCGCAAGCCCCACATCCTAGCACCTTGGGCTGTGCGCTAACTCATCCTAATATCACAACAGATTTTTCCGAATCTTTGTTAGAACTGGTGACTCCGCCGTTATCCAATGCTAAGTCTGTATTGGATTTTTTGCAAGATACTCAGCACTATCTATATTGTCGACTACCCAAGGATCAGAGTTTTTGGCCAGCCAGCATGCCATGTGTGATGCGTGGCAAGACTTATATCCCTATTGCACAGTATGGATCTAGTAATCGTGGCAAGATGAAAACAGTTTATCGTCAAGGCTTGGCAAATCGCTATGGAAGTGTGATGCAGGTTATTGCAGGTATTCATTTTAACTATTCATTTTCTGAAAAATTTATTGAAAAGTTTTGCGCAATATCTGTCAATGATCATAATAAAGATGAAGCCTATATGGCATTGACCCGAAATGTGGTGCGCTATGGGTGGATTGTGCCTTATTTATTTGGTGCATCACCTGCTGTTTGTAAATCATTCTTAAAAGGGTATCGACAACATTCTTTGGTTGAATTTAACAATTCAACTTTATATGCACCTTACGCAACTTCTTTACGCATGGGCGATATCGGCTATCAAAATTTGCGCGAAGATGAAGCGGGCGTAAAAGCCAACTACAACTCATTAAGTCATTATGTCCATTCGCTTAAATCGGGAATGGCCACAACATGCAGTGAACATGAAAAGTTCGGCATTAAGGTAAATGGAGAGTATCAGCAACTTAATACTAATATCTTACAGATTGAAAATGAATATTATGCTTCTGTTCGACCTAAACCTTTGGTGGAGCCTGGAAAAAAACCACTCGATAGTTTGAATGAAAAGGGTATTGCTTATATTGAGTTAAGGTCATTAGATGTTAATTCTTCTTTGCCATTAGGGATTGATGAGCAACAGATTCACTTTTTAGAAGTTTTTTTACTATTTTGCTTATTAAAAGACTCTCCCGCTATTTCTACTCGAGAACAATTTGAAATTGACAATAACGACAAGTTGGTTGCACACCAAGGCCGCAGGCCAAAGCTGAAACTTAAACGCCAATCTAAAGAGGTATCAATTGCTGAGCTCGGCGCTCAAATCACCAAAGACTTAGCGTCATGTGCCACTCTTTTTGGATCGATATATGTGCAAGAAGTTGAGGAGATCGCTCAGCGTTTTAATAATCCAGATCTAACACCATCTGCACAAGTGTTAAGCAGTATGAAAAAGCAAGGCCAAGGATTTTTTGACCATATCAATATGTATGCAGAGCAATATCGACAAGATTTTCTATCGCACGATATTAATCAGGCGCATTTTGATTATCTAGATGCTCAGGCACAAGAATCTTGTAAACAGCAGCGTGAGATTGAAGAGTCTGATACTATAAGCTTCGATCAATATCTAACACAATACTTTAACCAGGTTTAA
- a CDS encoding Nudix family hydrolase translates to MKTIKAVVGVLQNSANEILIAKRQAHQFMAGFWELPGGKIEPTESDQEAIIRELKEELDIVVTDLSIHQTLTYQYPDRLIKLNIYNINQYQNTPIGAEGQEITWSGIEHLAHFNLLPTMRDFINSITLPNKYWITPSSEHQSDAWMAKFDEKLKQGISLIQLRSKVKLDSDFIQQLYNQCHQVNAKLLLNIPNKTFKEGYCDGWHLTTNEMLNLKERPCGANQILSASTHDLNEALKAQSLGADFVVISPVQATQTHPDTAPIGWDAAKEVVDQLNIPVYFLGGMTLNDLNKTLNLGAQGIAGVSSF, encoded by the coding sequence ATGAAGACAATCAAGGCTGTTGTTGGCGTACTGCAAAATTCTGCCAACGAGATACTTATAGCGAAGCGCCAAGCGCATCAATTTATGGCTGGCTTTTGGGAGTTACCAGGTGGCAAAATTGAGCCTACAGAGTCTGATCAAGAAGCCATTATCAGAGAGCTAAAAGAAGAACTAGACATTGTGGTGACGGATTTATCGATTCACCAAACCCTAACTTATCAATACCCTGATAGACTGATAAAATTAAACATTTACAATATTAATCAATACCAAAACACCCCCATTGGGGCTGAAGGTCAAGAAATCACTTGGAGTGGAATTGAGCATTTGGCTCACTTTAACTTATTGCCGACCATGAGAGATTTTATCAATTCAATCACATTGCCTAATAAATACTGGATCACGCCATCGAGTGAGCATCAAAGTGATGCATGGATGGCAAAATTTGATGAAAAGCTAAAACAAGGTATTAGCCTCATACAACTTCGTAGCAAAGTTAAACTAGATAGCGACTTTATTCAACAACTTTACAACCAATGTCATCAAGTTAACGCCAAGTTATTATTAAACATTCCAAATAAAACTTTCAAGGAAGGCTATTGTGATGGATGGCACCTCACCACCAATGAAATGCTTAATCTAAAAGAGAGGCCATGTGGCGCTAACCAAATACTCAGCGCTTCAACCCATGATTTAAATGAAGCACTAAAAGCTCAATCCTTAGGTGCCGACTTTGTAGTTATTTCGCCCGTTCAAGCAACACAAACACATCCAGATACCGCCCCAATTGGCTGGGACGCGGCTAAAGAAGTGGTAGATCAGTTAAATATTCCTGTGTATTTCCTAGGTGGCATGACCCTGAATGATTTAAACAAAACTTTAAATTTGGGTGCTCAAGGAATTGCCGGCGTCAGTTCTTTTTAA
- a CDS encoding response regulator: MNIYIIDDHTLFRNGLIALLESKNISASAASSPEQGLEELASLEVDIILLDLRMPQMSGVEVLQILKTRQTIAPVVMLTTSTEENDLRNCLKYGAQGYLLKDMDPDELVDALNEISKGSIVVAQDMTHILAKVLRNELNENEPSFEILTNREKEVACQLSIGHSNKVIARELGISDGTVKLHVKSILKKLSLSSRVEVAVMVTEKGCCK, encoded by the coding sequence ATGAATATATATATAATTGATGACCACACACTTTTCAGAAATGGTTTAATCGCCTTACTGGAATCAAAAAATATTTCGGCCAGTGCTGCCTCATCACCAGAACAAGGCTTGGAAGAGCTTGCATCTTTAGAAGTTGATATTATTCTTCTCGATTTACGCATGCCTCAGATGTCGGGTGTAGAGGTTTTGCAGATACTAAAAACACGTCAGACGATAGCGCCAGTTGTTATGTTAACAACAAGCACAGAAGAAAATGATTTACGCAATTGTCTTAAATACGGAGCTCAAGGCTATTTACTTAAAGACATGGATCCTGATGAATTAGTCGATGCATTGAATGAAATCTCAAAAGGCTCAATTGTTGTGGCACAAGACATGACGCATATTTTAGCCAAAGTTTTACGTAATGAATTAAACGAGAACGAGCCATCATTTGAAATTTTAACTAATCGAGAAAAGGAAGTGGCGTGCCAACTATCGATAGGACATAGTAATAAAGTAATTGCGAGAGAATTAGGCATTTCAGACGGTACAGTCAAACTACATGTTAAATCAATTTTAAAAAAACTATCGTTGTCCTCTCGAGTAGAGGTCGCAGTAATGGTGACTGAGAAAGGCTGCTGTAAATAG
- the trxC gene encoding thioredoxin TrxC: MITMCTSCGGLNKLPTDKLNNNPNCGKCSKPLYMGEPISMNGAQLTRAIDKTDELLVVDFWATWCGPCQQFAPTFKQAASQLEPRARFIKIETEAEQAISAKYNIRSIPTLVMFKNGQEIDRVSGALSSPDFINWVNKHG; the protein is encoded by the coding sequence ATGATTACCATGTGCACAAGTTGTGGCGGTCTTAACAAACTGCCAACAGATAAACTTAACAACAATCCAAACTGTGGGAAATGCAGTAAGCCGCTTTATATGGGTGAGCCTATTTCAATGAATGGCGCTCAACTCACGCGCGCTATTGATAAAACAGATGAGCTTTTAGTTGTAGATTTTTGGGCAACTTGGTGTGGCCCGTGTCAGCAGTTTGCTCCCACTTTTAAACAAGCTGCTAGTCAATTAGAACCTAGGGCGCGTTTTATTAAAATTGAAACAGAAGCTGAACAAGCTATTTCTGCCAAATATAATATTCGCTCAATTCCAACATTAGTGATGTTTAAAAATGGCCAGGAAATTGACCGTGTATCTGGCGCATTAAGTTCGCCAGACTTTATTAATTGGGTTAATAAGCATGGATAG
- the mnmE gene encoding tRNA uridine-5-carboxymethylaminomethyl(34) synthesis GTPase MnmE, protein MSSSESTICALASSIGKGGIGVVRVSGPLSQTIAQKMLGFVPRPRYAHYGSFFDNNHIEVDKGIALFFPGPNSFTGEDVLEFQGHGGLSVMRSLIESSIALGAKPAEPGEFSKRAFLNGKIDLVQAEAVADIIEANSEQASRSALRSLSGVFSKQVNTLTRSIIELRVFIEATIDFSDEEIDFLQSEQVKEKTQAIQEEIQKILHSATQGAILREGLNVAIAGKPNAGKSSLLNALTQRSSAIVTDIAGTTRDVLRETIHINGMPLNIIDTAGLHESRDIVEKEGIRRAIDAIAKADVVLMMYDAQDQAPDFSVLPETVAPKKLLIIKNKIDLTGEKVERTVENNKTHLSICAKDIKGVDLLKQELADRAGLDSGAEGVVLARKRHIIALEESLESISNALMQLDGGAIELMAEDLRHAGQAMGSITGEFSSDDLLGEIFSSFCIGK, encoded by the coding sequence ATGAGTAGTAGCGAATCAACCATTTGTGCGCTTGCCAGTAGTATTGGTAAAGGCGGTATTGGTGTTGTTCGTGTTTCTGGCCCACTGAGTCAAACGATTGCTCAAAAGATGCTAGGTTTTGTGCCCAGGCCTCGTTATGCACATTATGGATCGTTTTTTGACAATAATCATATCGAAGTCGATAAAGGCATTGCGTTATTTTTCCCAGGGCCAAACTCTTTTACGGGCGAAGACGTACTTGAATTTCAAGGTCATGGCGGGCTTAGTGTTATGCGCTCTTTAATAGAATCCTCGATTGCCTTAGGTGCCAAACCAGCTGAGCCAGGTGAATTTTCGAAACGTGCTTTTTTGAATGGAAAAATCGACCTGGTGCAAGCCGAAGCGGTAGCAGATATTATTGAAGCCAATTCTGAACAGGCTTCACGCTCTGCACTAAGATCTTTGTCTGGCGTGTTTTCAAAACAAGTAAATACGCTAACTCGTTCTATTATCGAGTTACGAGTCTTTATAGAGGCAACGATTGACTTTTCAGATGAAGAAATTGATTTTCTACAATCAGAACAAGTGAAAGAAAAAACACAGGCCATTCAAGAAGAAATCCAAAAAATTCTTCATTCTGCTACACAGGGTGCTATTTTGCGTGAGGGCTTAAATGTGGCTATTGCTGGCAAACCCAATGCTGGAAAGTCATCTTTATTAAATGCGCTAACTCAGCGCTCTAGCGCTATTGTGACAGATATTGCTGGCACGACAAGAGATGTACTGCGAGAGACTATACATATTAATGGTATGCCACTTAATATTATCGATACTGCAGGATTACATGAAAGCCGGGATATAGTTGAAAAGGAAGGCATTAGGAGAGCTATAGATGCAATTGCCAAAGCAGATGTAGTGTTAATGATGTATGACGCTCAGGACCAAGCCCCTGATTTTTCAGTATTACCTGAAACCGTTGCTCCTAAAAAATTATTAATTATTAAGAATAAAATTGACCTCACGGGTGAGAAAGTTGAAAGAACTGTTGAGAATAATAAGACACATCTATCTATTTGTGCAAAAGATATAAAAGGTGTAGACTTGTTAAAACAAGAACTGGCCGATAGGGCCGGACTTGATAGTGGTGCAGAAGGCGTGGTTTTGGCACGTAAGCGCCATATTATTGCTCTTGAAGAGTCACTGGAATCTATTAGCAATGCTTTAATGCAGCTCGATGGCGGCGCCATTGAATTAATGGCAGAAGATCTTCGCCATGCCGGGCAAGCCATGGGCAGTATTACTGGCGAGTTTTCTTCAGATGATTTGTTGGGTGAAATTTTCTCTTCTTTTTGTATTGGTAAATGA
- a CDS encoding histidine kinase: MPFANLQKWVTGFKYNQNIRLDEAHNTTFQPVATAINHLIDENQHLYDDMESILKKQIQRLSHKSASLETLYSVSSKLNQLHSTDELFEYFLGMFVSMTGASSGVARSLADDGELHLISQVGVIDKEGQESQVLSSDCFCGEVAMAKQSGVQFSVHSCAKCIGNQSKKVADVGTIFIPLRHHGKTLGIFNLFFDSEPSLAFDERALLESIAENIAIALDKSFLNEQTKRMELSQERLFLSQEIHDSLAQTIYSLKLQVSVLGNSLKQAEQMDAYHQVETLQTHINQANQELRELMCNFRVPLDPKGIEVSLENLVNRFKSEEGIATFLQVKGKIRVDPEVEMQIMRITQEALSNIRKHASARNVRILLMAKPHCQLLIEDDGIGFVKDQSPGEIMGNNIGMNIMKERAERIGAEIEVESEIDEGTRIIVNFAK; the protein is encoded by the coding sequence TTGCCCTTTGCTAATTTACAAAAATGGGTAACAGGCTTTAAATATAACCAAAATATACGCCTAGATGAGGCTCATAACACAACGTTCCAACCTGTTGCAACAGCGATTAACCACTTAATTGATGAAAACCAGCATCTTTATGATGATATGGAAAGTATTCTTAAGAAACAAATCCAGCGTCTTAGCCATAAATCAGCCTCATTGGAAACACTTTATAGTGTGTCATCAAAGCTCAATCAATTACATTCAACTGATGAATTATTCGAATATTTCTTAGGTATGTTTGTAAGTATGACAGGCGCAAGTTCAGGCGTTGCGAGAAGCTTGGCTGATGATGGAGAGTTGCATCTCATCTCTCAAGTAGGTGTTATTGACAAAGAAGGTCAAGAGTCTCAAGTTTTGAGTAGTGATTGTTTTTGTGGCGAAGTGGCAATGGCCAAGCAATCAGGCGTGCAGTTCAGTGTACATTCTTGCGCTAAATGTATCGGCAATCAATCTAAAAAAGTAGCTGATGTCGGTACCATCTTTATCCCACTGCGTCATCATGGAAAAACCTTAGGCATATTTAACTTGTTTTTTGATAGTGAGCCTTCACTTGCTTTTGATGAAAGGGCGTTATTAGAATCGATTGCTGAAAATATCGCTATCGCATTGGATAAGTCTTTTTTAAATGAGCAAACTAAGCGTATGGAGCTTTCACAAGAACGCTTATTTTTATCGCAAGAAATTCACGATTCTTTGGCGCAAACCATTTATAGTCTTAAATTACAAGTCAGTGTATTGGGTAATTCATTGAAGCAGGCTGAACAAATGGATGCTTATCATCAAGTTGAAACTTTACAAACTCATATTAACCAAGCTAATCAAGAGCTGCGAGAATTGATGTGCAACTTTCGTGTTCCATTGGACCCCAAGGGGATTGAGGTTTCATTGGAAAATCTAGTCAATCGCTTTAAATCTGAAGAAGGTATTGCGACTTTTTTACAAGTTAAAGGGAAGATAAGGGTTGATCCCGAGGTTGAGATGCAAATTATGCGTATAACTCAGGAAGCCTTAAGTAATATACGAAAACATGCCAGTGCGCGTAATGTTAGGATCTTACTCATGGCAAAACCGCATTGTCAGCTACTCATCGAAGATGACGGCATTGGCTTCGTAAAAGATCAAAGCCCTGGTGAAATAATGGGGAATAATATTGGTATGAATATTATGAAAGAACGTGCCGAGCGAATTGGTGCTGAAATTGAGGTTGAATCTGAGATAGACGAAGGCACTCGCATTATTGTTAATTTCGCTAAATAA
- a CDS encoding phosphoribosyltransferase family protein, producing the protein MSVEKTYITADDLLLDSFRLGVAIHNSEFKPDFIVGVWRGGTPVGIAIQEILAYLGNDTDHIAIRTSSYDGIDDRRDQVQVHGLGYLIRNINAADKLLLVDDVFDSGRSIQAIIDTLHTKSRKNTPTDIRIAVPWYKPDNNKTKIEPDYYLHKTDDWLIFPHEMDGLSKEEIFANKPGLKSILAKVS; encoded by the coding sequence ATGTCGGTAGAAAAAACGTATATAACAGCGGATGACTTATTACTAGATTCTTTTAGACTTGGAGTTGCCATTCACAATAGCGAGTTTAAACCCGATTTTATTGTTGGAGTGTGGCGTGGTGGAACTCCAGTAGGTATTGCTATTCAAGAAATATTGGCTTATCTTGGTAATGACACAGATCATATCGCCATTCGAACCTCTTCTTATGACGGTATTGACGACCGACGTGACCAGGTTCAAGTGCATGGTTTGGGCTATCTGATTCGTAATATCAATGCCGCAGATAAGCTGCTATTGGTTGATGATGTGTTTGATTCTGGAAGAAGCATCCAAGCTATTATTGATACTTTGCACACCAAGTCTCGCAAAAATACGCCAACGGATATTCGGATTGCTGTTCCTTGGTATAAGCCAGACAACAATAAAACCAAAATCGAGCCTGACTATTATCTGCATAAAACTGATGACTGGCTAATCTTTCCTCATGAGATGGATGGTCTTAGCAAAGAAGAAATTTTTGCAAACAAGCCAGGACTCAAGAGCATTTTAGCAAAAGTGAGTTAA
- a CDS encoding rhodanese-like domain-containing protein, giving the protein MFNSFSSADACKLLANGAQLVDVRTTAEFSRGALPNAISLPLQGIMNATNVIDKNKAIILYCLSGARSATAKNYLTQMGFTEVHDLGSFKNYNCE; this is encoded by the coding sequence ATGTTTAACTCTTTTTCATCTGCTGATGCATGCAAACTATTAGCTAATGGAGCACAGCTTGTAGACGTTCGCACAACAGCGGAATTTTCTCGTGGTGCACTCCCTAATGCAATCAGTTTGCCACTTCAGGGCATCATGAATGCGACCAATGTTATAGACAAAAATAAAGCTATAATTTTGTATTGTTTAAGTGGTGCACGCTCTGCAACGGCCAAAAATTATTTAACTCAGATGGGGTTTACAGAAGTGCATGATTTAGGTTCATTCAAAAACTACAACTGCGAATAA
- a CDS encoding NCS2 family permease, whose product MINKYFDIVNRGSTIKTEVIAGITTFLTMSYIIVLNPDVLSMAGMDKGAVFTATIIAAIVGSLIMGLYANYPVVLAPGVGLSAFFTFGVVMGMGYNWEIALGAVLFSGIIFLLISIFKLRQWVVESIPMTLRYAIAAGIGFFLALIALKNSGLVVDHAATFVTLGDVTRPESLLTLFGLLMIAILAYRKVIGAVMITIITITVIALMMGMIEFSGFMSMPPSLEPTYMKLDIAGAFDIAMIGVIFAFLFVDLFDTSGTLIAVAHQGNMLDKDGNLPNMKKAMTADSVATIVGAGLGTSTTTSFIESGSGISAGGRTGLTAVVAAGLFFVALFFAPLVSIVPSYATAPALLFVAVLMSAGLAKVDWTDLTEAVPVLITVLMMPFTFSIVQGIAFGFISYVVMKLFTGKASSLSSGMYVVSALFIAKFVFL is encoded by the coding sequence ATGATTAATAAATACTTTGATATTGTCAATCGCGGCAGTACGATTAAAACCGAGGTTATTGCCGGTATTACAACTTTTTTAACCATGTCATACATTATTGTATTAAACCCTGATGTATTAAGTATGGCAGGCATGGATAAAGGTGCTGTCTTTACGGCAACTATTATCGCTGCTATTGTTGGTTCATTAATCATGGGATTGTATGCCAACTATCCGGTGGTATTAGCTCCAGGTGTTGGTTTGAGTGCATTTTTCACTTTTGGTGTTGTAATGGGTATGGGGTATAACTGGGAAATTGCACTAGGTGCAGTATTATTCTCAGGCATAATTTTTTTACTTATTAGTATTTTTAAGTTACGTCAATGGGTAGTTGAAAGTATTCCAATGACTTTGCGTTATGCTATTGCAGCAGGTATTGGTTTTTTCTTAGCATTAATCGCTCTTAAAAACTCAGGTCTAGTTGTCGATCATGCAGCTACTTTTGTAACCCTTGGAGATGTCACTAGACCAGAATCTTTACTAACCTTATTTGGGTTGTTGATGATTGCTATTCTGGCATACAGAAAAGTTATTGGCGCGGTAATGATTACTATCATTACTATTACAGTTATTGCTTTAATGATGGGTATGATTGAATTCTCTGGCTTTATGTCCATGCCACCTTCACTCGAGCCAACCTACATGAAGCTTGATATTGCTGGTGCATTTGATATTGCTATGATTGGTGTAATTTTTGCTTTTCTTTTTGTTGATCTTTTTGACACATCAGGCACTTTAATTGCAGTTGCACATCAGGGCAATATGCTTGATAAAGATGGCAATTTACCCAATATGAAAAAAGCAATGACTGCAGATAGTGTCGCGACAATCGTAGGTGCTGGCTTGGGTACTTCTACTACAACTAGCTTTATCGAATCTGGTTCAGGTATTAGCGCTGGTGGACGAACTGGACTAACTGCAGTCGTTGCAGCAGGCTTATTTTTTGTGGCTTTATTCTTTGCGCCTCTAGTTTCAATTGTGCCTTCGTATGCTACTGCTCCAGCTTTATTGTTTGTTGCGGTGTTGATGTCTGCTGGCTTAGCTAAGGTTGATTGGACTGATTTAACAGAAGCTGTTCCTGTTCTTATAACGGTTCTCATGATGCCATTTACTTTTTCAATTGTTCAAGGTATCGCTTTTGGTTTTATTAGTTATGTGGTGATGAAGTTATTCACTGGTAAAGCGTCTTCTTTAAGCTCAGGTATGTATGTTGTTAGCGCTCTGTTCATTGCAAAGTTTGTATTTCTATAA
- a CDS encoding rhodanese-like domain-containing protein, producing the protein MDQYQQLVELALKTVDEIFPWDLEEEISTTSTLILLDIRETYEYEMMHIRNSLHIPRGVLEGACVWNYDDTVPELAKARNQNIVIICRSGNRSVLAAQTMQQLGFENVRSLKMGIKGWNDNDMEMIDVHQEVVDLDKADKWLNKAVPKSKLTPKELI; encoded by the coding sequence ATGGATCAATATCAACAGTTAGTAGAATTAGCGTTAAAAACAGTGGACGAAATCTTTCCTTGGGATCTGGAAGAAGAGATTAGCACAACATCAACTCTTATTCTATTAGACATAAGAGAAACTTATGAGTATGAGATGATGCACATTAGAAATTCATTACATATTCCTAGAGGGGTGCTCGAAGGAGCCTGTGTTTGGAATTATGACGACACCGTCCCAGAGCTTGCCAAAGCAAGAAACCAAAATATCGTCATTATTTGTCGATCAGGTAATAGAAGCGTCCTAGCGGCTCAGACAATGCAACAGTTGGGATTTGAAAATGTTCGATCATTAAAGATGGGCATTAAAGGTTGGAATGATAATGATATGGAAATGATCGATGTTCATCAAGAAGTTGTTGATCTTGATAAGGCAGATAAGTGGCTTAATAAAGCAGTTCCAAAGAGTAAATTAACCCCTAAAGAATTAATTTAA